One window of Candidatus Bathyarchaeota archaeon genomic DNA carries:
- a CDS encoding GNAT family N-acetyltransferase gives MGLKFRSAEVEDAEWMTEAVNSPEVAKYLITVYPCTEHEVKDYMKKRLKEEKHKWIIAEKGGEPAGSVTVSPGEGRTRHTAWLGIYVRKKCWRQGIGTALMKEAVRVAKEFGIRRFMLGTFEGNERAIGLYKKFGFKTETTSKGLVYLDGGWKDSYVMGLDLAPCEPRITKTAMLQRTKGSILTKQLQSENLTVRQLMDKDLDEVNRLQNCPESTKSTTKIPPITKEATKKWYEELSGRGGSFCCGCFENQKLLGYTQFSGGRLPFANVWVEEILIDMKAKPTATTDSLIASLIGFFERYGYHRIFGEIPETSQVIVKSLEKHGFKKTGAFKGYYFIDDHYVDALTYAYT, from the coding sequence TTGGGACTAAAGTTTCGCAGCGCAGAGGTTGAGGATGCAGAGTGGATGACCGAAGCCGTGAACAGTCCAGAGGTAGCGAAATATTTAATCACCGTCTACCCATGCACCGAACACGAAGTCAAGGACTATATGAAGAAGAGGCTTAAAGAGGAAAAACACAAGTGGATAATAGCTGAAAAAGGCGGAGAACCAGCAGGTAGCGTCACTGTTTCACCTGGAGAGGGAAGAACCAGACACACGGCATGGCTTGGAATATACGTAAGGAAAAAATGTTGGAGACAAGGAATTGGAACAGCGCTTATGAAAGAAGCGGTAAGGGTTGCCAAGGAATTTGGAATACGAAGATTTATGCTCGGTACATTTGAAGGCAACGAAAGAGCGATAGGACTGTACAAGAAGTTTGGATTCAAAACTGAAACAACTAGCAAAGGATTAGTGTATCTTGACGGCGGCTGGAAAGACAGTTACGTAATGGGATTAGACCTTGCACCATGTGAACCACGCATTACCAAAACAGCTATGCTACAGAGGACAAAAGGTTCCATCCTCACAAAACAGTTGCAGAGCGAAAACCTAACAGTTCGACAACTGATGGACAAAGACCTAGACGAAGTCAATAGACTTCAAAACTGTCCAGAATCAACAAAGTCCACCACAAAAATCCCGCCGATAACCAAAGAGGCAACAAAAAAATGGTACGAAGAGCTCAGCGGACGCGGAGGCAGTTTCTGTTGCGGATGCTTTGAAAACCAGAAGCTATTAGGATACACACAGTTTTCAGGCGGAAGACTGCCCTTCGCAAACGTGTGGGTCGAAGAAATACTGATAGACATGAAAGCAAAGCCAACAGCAACCACAGACTCGCTAATAGCCTCTCTCATAGGGTTCTTTGAAAGATACGGATACCACCGAATATTCGGCGAAATTCCAGAAACAAGCCAAGTGATAGTGAAGTCGCTTGAAAAACACGGTTTCAAAAAGACAGGGGCTTTCAAAGGCTACTACTTCATTGACGACCACTATGTAGACGCCTTAACGTACGCTTACACGTGA